GCTCAATCAACTTACCGTTCAGTACGAGGTTGGAACAATCTGGACGCATGACGATGTGATCGCGCCGTTCTCGTTTCCGATTTATAAGGACCCGGCCGATTACCAGGCTGAGACAAAACAGGCCGAGTTGAATGTGAAACCGGTTTTCGACAAGATCGAGATCGAACGAAGCCGCATGGATTCGCTCGGAATCTTCATAGACAACGTCAAGAACGCGTTAAGGCTACAGATACGGCTAAGGCGCGACCAGGTAAGAGGCGCTTTCGTTTCGGACTCCACCGCACTGCACGAGCTTCTACAGAGTTTACCTTACAGATTCTCAGACGTGGAATGGTACCAGCTGGTCATCGACGCCCGAAAGAATCCGTCACTGCTGCAAGGCATGGGTGATCTCGTTCCTGTAACTGTCTCAATCGTTGGCAACGCGTATGAGAGAGGCATCATCGACCGACCCCGGAATCAGGTCGGGTCCCCCGTGATCGCGGTCAGGCAGAATAATTCAGAAGGACCTGTGATACTCGACCAGGTCCTTACGATCGGCGAGGTTTCGCTCCAGCTCGAACAGGCGGCACTGGCAATGTTTAGAGGCGACACCTCAGCGGCCCAGACGATATCCTCTGCAATATCCGCCCAGATTCTTCCGAACCTGTCGTATAATCACAACCAGACTCAGCGGGAGATCGCAGCGTCGATCGACCTTGTACCACGAACCACCGGATTCGTAAAGGAAAACGAGAGGATCGTAAGTAAACACGACAGGATTACGAACGACATAAAACTCAAACTCGACTCTCTGGAGCGCGCTTTACTGGAAAGGACCGGGAAGACCGATATCATTCTTCAGTTCGTCGGCCGATTCCTGATCGTGTTCGTGATCATCGGGCTGTTCAGCATTTACCTTTTCCTTTTCAGAAAAAAGATTTTTTACAGCAACAAGATGCTATCGTTAATCGCGGCGCTCCTGATTTTCGAGGGTATCCTCATGTTCTTCGCGTTCACGGCTCAGACAGCCCTTCCGGTCCAGTATCTCGTGCTCGTCCCGGTCGCTTCAATGATACTGGCAATAATTTTCGATTCACGCGTGGCGTTTCAGGGAACGGTGGCAATAGCCTTGTTGATCGGGGCAATGAAAGGGAACGACTTCAGCGCGGCGCTCGCGTCTCTCAGTGCCGGTGCGCTGGCCGTGTATACTGTCCGCGACATAAAGAACAGGACTCAGATTTTCAGAAGTCTGGTTTTCATCTTCCTCGGATATTCCATCGCGATGCTCGCCACCGCTTTGCAGAGGTCGGAAGATCCCTCCACGATGCTCGCGGAATTCTCGTTCATTGCAATCAACTCCGTCCTCTCTCCGATAATCACGTTCGGCCTCCTCATCTTCTTCGAAAAAGTGTTCGGTATCGCCACCGACCTGACGCTTCTCGAACTTTCCGACTTCAATCAGCCGCTGCTCCGTGAGCTTTCGCAGAAGGCACCGGGCACGTTCCATCATTCGATCATCGTCGGTACGCTTGCGGAAAAGGCGGCCGAATCTGTCGGTGCAAACCCCATCCTGGCGCGCGTCGGCGCATACTACCACGACATCGGGAAGACTTTACGTCCGGAATATTTCGTCGAGAACACGATGGACCTGAACAAATCCAAACACGAATGGCTCCCGCCGGATGTCAGCGTTCAGGTGGTCGTATCACATGTCACACAGGGAATCGAGCTGGCAAAGAAGTACCGCATCCCGCAGAGAATCATAGATTTCATTCCAATGCATCATGGTACAACCCTTGTCGCTTATTTTTACGGCAAGGCCCTCCGCCGGCCGTTCGCCACGGGTGACGTAAGCGAAGAGGACTACAGGTACGACGGGCCGCGGCCGCAGTCGAAAGAGACCGCGATCGTCATGCTCGCCGATTCCGTCGAGGCAGCTACACGCTCACTGCAGGACAAGTCTTTCGAGAACGTCGAAACAATCATCGACACCATCATCAAAAGCAGGTACGAAGAGGGACAGCTGGACGAAACGAACCTCACATTCAACGACCTGACAAAGATTAAAGAAAGTTTCGCGGCCGTAATGGCAGGTATATATCACAAGAGGATCGAATATCCCGGCCACTCTGAAGGATACCCTCCCAGCGAAACGGCGGATATACCCGAGCCCGTCGCCGATTTGAGCCAGAGAGAAATCGACGAACTCGCTCCGCCTCCAACCCGGACAAAGAAGCGTGCGCACAGGACCAATTCCCGGCCTGCCGCCAGACGGATACGCAGAAAGTAATTCACACCCATCGGTTTCATGCATTCAACTGAACTAAACGCGAAGACCGGGAACCAACTCGACTTGTTTTTCGAATTCATGAAATTCGAGAAAGGCCTTTCGGACAACAGTCTCATGTCTTACCGGAACGACTTGAACCGGTATGCGTTCTACATGATTGGAAAGGGAGCATCCGGATTTAACGAGATATCTCGTTCCGATGTCAGAAATTACTTCAAGTCTCTTTTCGATATAGGACTAAAACAGAGTAGCATCGCGAGAAATTTCTCCGCGGTGAAGAACCTGCATCGATTCCTCGTGTTCAGGAAATTTGCCGAGCTCGACCCGACCGCAAATCTCGACAGGCCGAAGCCATCGAAAAAGCTCCCGACAGTGTTGAGCAAGGAAGAAATCGAGAGACTGATCAACGCGCCGGACACGAATTCCGATTTGGGAATCAGAGACCGCGCCATTGTCGAGACGATGTACGCAACGGGAGTCAGGGTAAGCGAACTCGTGAATCTCAAGAAGAGGGATTTGATATTCAGCGAGAATGTTATCCGGGTTCTCGGCAAAGGATCGAAGGAACGAATCGTCCCGATCGGCGATATTGCGCTCGAGTGGATGAGGCGGTACGAGAAATCCGTGCGCCCGAAACTCGGCCCGTCAACGCCGGGGAAGAAATCAGTAACGAGCGAGTTCTTCTTCGTAAATTTCCGCGGAGGAAAACTCTCCAGGATCTCCGTCTGGAGAATGCTTCAAAAATACGCCGGGAAAGCAAACATCAAGAAACAAATCCACCCTCACACGCTGAGACACACTTTCGCCACTCACCTGCTCGAGGGTGGTGCCGACATCCGCGCGGTCCAGGAGATGCTCGGGCACAGCGACATCGGCACGACTCAAATTTACCTGCACCTCGATAGAGGATATCTCAGGGAGGTGCTCGACCGGTTTCACCCGCGAGGAAAATATGTTAAATGAAATTTATATACTCCCCGTTCTCCTTTTTTCCGTAATCATCCATGAGATTTCGCACGGGTATGCCGCGTTAAAACTCGGTGACCCGACCGCGCGCGACGCAGGCAGGCTGACTCTCAATCCGATACCTCACATCGATTTGTTCGGGTCCATCATCGTTCCTCTCTTCTCACTAATATCAGTCGGTCACATCCTCATCGCGTGGGCAAAACCGGTGCCCGTGAACCCGATGAATCTCTCGAACCACAGAAGGGACGAGATCGTCGTGTCGGCGGTTGGTCCGCTTTCGAACCTCGTCATGGCTTTTGTCTGCGCGATCTTCACTATTCTCCTGCTCAAGATCCAGCCTCTGATAGGCGATGCAGGCGCTTCCTCACTTTTTTATATCTTCCTTTTGAGGATGTTTTCGGGCGGAATGTACCTGAACGTCATGCTGGGAGTGTTCAATCTGGTCCCAATTCCACCTCTAGACGGCTCGCACGTCCTCGAAGCATTCCTCCCTCCAGCTGCCGCGGAAACTTACAGCCGCATCGGGTTCGCTGGAATATTTCTTATCATTCTTCTCATGCGATTGCCGGCATTCCTCGTGGTGTTCAACAGCGCGATAGATTTCTTTTACGGCCCGCTCTACCAGCTCGTCTTAACTTTTGCATGATGAATAAATAGGTGTAAATTTAATTACGCCGTCGGATGCGCCGGCGTGAAGACCATGGTCTACCACATTCAGGCGAGCAAAAACAAATGATCGTAATGAAATTCGGCGGAACCTCCGTCGAAGATTCCGATGCAATCAAGAGGCTGGCTGAAATCGTACGAGCCGAAATTCCCCGCGGACCTATTGTGTTCGTTTCCGCGTGCGCCGGCGTGACAAATCAACTCCTCAGGATAGCCGAGCTGTCGGCAGCAGGCAAAAAGGACGAAGCCTCCGACCTGATCGCGGCGATAAGAGGCAGGCACGAGAAGCTTGTGGACGAGGTCATCGCTTCGGAACTTCCGAAAAATTATCTGAAAGGAAAAATTTCCGTCTACGCTCACGAGCTGAAGAATCTCTCTCAAGCCATTTCGGTACTCGGCGAGGTGACGAACAGGTCCCGTGACGCGATCGCATCATACGGCGAGCGGCTCTCTTCGATGATAGTCGCCCAGGCGCTTGAGGAGAGTTCGCTCAAGACATCGCTTGTCGATGCGAGAGAGTTCATGATAACAAATGAACGATACACAAAAGCGACGCCCAATCTCTCTGTCGTCGAAGAGAAAGCGAAAAAGGTTCTCCTTACCCGCGTGTCCGAAGGAAGTATAGTAGTGACGCAAGGATTCATCGGCTCGAGCGAAAAGGGAATCACGACAACCATCGGGCGAGGCGGTTCGGACTATTCCGCCGCGATTGTCGGATCTCTCCTTGGCGCCGAGGAGATCCAGATCTGGACTGACGTCGACGGAGTTCTGACAGCTGATCCGTCGATCGTTCCCGGCGCACGGCGAATCAAGAAGATGTCGTTCAACGAGGCTTCCGAGCTCGCGTACTTCGGCGCGCGCGTGCTCCATCCTAAAACGATTCTCCCGGCAATCGAGAAGGATATACCCGTTTACGTCCGAAATTCCAGGAACCCATCTTACCGCGGCACACTGATTACGAAAGGCGACGGGGCTGCCGAATGTATTGTGAAATCAATCGCTTACAAGGAACGGATCACGCTTCTGAATCTCGTTTCCAGCAGAATGTTTCTCGCGTCTGATTTCCTGGAAGCGGTTTTTGCGGTCTTCAATAAATTCAAGACTATCGCGCATGCCGTTGCCACAAGCGAAGTCAGCGTATCGGTGGCTGTCGACGATACGACGAATCTCGAGGAAATGAAAAAGGAAATCTCCGGGTTCGCAGAAATTTCTTCTTCCGGCGGAAAGGCCATCGTTTGCGTTGTAGGCGACAACATCCGGAAGAGTCCGGGAATCGTCGGAAAGATTTTTTCTGCGCTGACGGATATTCGCATAAACATGATATCTCAGGGCGCGTCGGAAATAAATATCGGTTTTGTCGTAGATGAATCGGACATCGAGCGTGCCGTGCGCTCGCTGCACGCGGAACTGTTTTCAAACACCGGACCTTATAAACTGTCCGAAGAAATCTTCGATTGAACAAATCCATGATCTCGAAGGGGGAGAAGAAATTCCGATGAAAAGTCAGATCGAATACCGCAAGGGACGTCTCTACATCGAAGATGTGCCGGCATCCGTTCTTGCGGAAAGATTCGGGACGCCGCTGTACGTTTACAGCAAGAACCAGATCACAAAGAACATCGGAAGTCTCCTGAAGGCGTTCGCGGTAATACCTAACTCGAGGATTCTTTACGCGCTCAAGGCCAATTCAAACGTTGAGATACTGAAACACATTCGTTCGACGGGCGTGGGCGCAGATACCGTGTCGGCGGGAGAAATTTTTCTCGCGCTCAAGGGCGGCTTCCCGCCGGCGTCGATTTCATTCGCGGGAGTCGGGAAGTGCGACACGGACATCGACTACGCCCTCGAGAGAAAAATCGGCACCATAATAATTGAATCGGTAGAAGAGCTTAAGGTCGTTTCAAAGCGGGCAGCGAATCTTGGGCAGACTGCAAGAGTTACATTCAGAGTCAATCCGGACGTCGACGCTCACACTCACCCTCACATTTCGACAGGACTCAAGGAGAATAAATTCGGGATACCTATCGAAAGTGCACGCGACGTCATCAGACTGGCCCGAACCTTAAAGAACGTCGAATTTCTCGGGCTGCATTGCCATATCGGATCGCAGATTACTGAAGTGGCGCCGTTCGAGGAGGCGGCGGATTCACTCAGGAAACTTGTCATGGAACTCAAGCGGGAGAGTATCAGGGTCAGACAAATCGATCTTGGAGGTGGGATCGGCGTACGATACGTGAACGCAATCAGGCATAAGTTGCTTCCGGAGGAAGGGAAGAAAGCCCATTCCATAAACCTGAACGATCTCGCGAAAGTCATAAAGAAGAAACTCGTATTCCCAAACTGCGAACTCGTGATGGAGCCCGGACGTTTCATCGTAGCAGAATCGGGCGTCCTTCTTACACGCGTTCTCTACAGGAAGAGGATCTCGGAGAGAAGCTTCGTGGTTGTCGACGCGGGAATGAACGATATGATGCGTCACGCGCTCTATTCCGCATACCACCAGATCGTGCCGGTTGAAATCCAAAGGAGGAAGCGGCAGACCGTCGATGTCGTCGGACCCATTTGTGAGTCTACGGATGTTTTTGCGATACAGCGTTCGATGCCGGAGACGAAGAGAGGGGATCTGCTCGCAATAATGACAACGGGCGCTTACGGATATTCAATCTCTTCCAACTACAATTCTCGCCCGAGACCGGCAGAGGTTTTCGTCGAGAGAGACGGCGCGCGCGTCATAAGAGACAGGGAGACTCTCGACGATTTGACTTAAAACCCGGTTTTTTGTTATTTGAATTAGGAAACAAAAGATGAAATTACTGCCAAAGGGAAATAGACAAAATGAAGTTGTATAATGTTGCCGTTGTCGGTGCTACAGGACTCGTCGGAAGAAAAATGACTCAGGTACTCGAAGAAAGGAAGTTCCCCGTAAGGAACCTGACACCTCTTGCATCCAGGAGATCGGTCGGTAAATCAATTTCATTCAACGGCAAATCGATTCCCGTCCAGGAGTTGAAGCCGGAAAGTTTTTCTGGAATAGAGATCGCGCTCTTTTCCGCCGGTGCATCGGTGAGCAAAGAATATGCGCCGATAGCGGCAAAAGCCGGAACCGTCGTAATCGACAACAGCAGCGCATGGAGAATGGACCCGGAAATACCTCTCGTGGTTCCGGAAGTAAACAGGAACGACATCTTCAAGCATCACGGCATAATCGCAAATCCGAACTGTTCCACGATACAGATGGTCGTTGCATTGAAGCCGCTCCACGATAAATACCGGATCAAACGTGTCGTAGTCTCGACCTACCAGTCGGTTACCGGGGCCGGACAGAGGGGCGTCGATCAGCTGGACGAAGAACTGGGCAAGAAGCAGGGCAATACACAGAAGTTTCCTCACAAGATCGCCTTCAACTGTCTCCCGCATATCGATGTATTCCGCGAAGACGGTTACACGAAAGAAGAATTCAAGATGACATTCGAGACGACAAAGATAATGGGGGACGATTCGATAAAAGTAACCGCCACGTGCGTACGTGTTCCGGTTTTTGGCGGACACAGCGAGAGTGTAAACGTCGAATTTGAAAAAGACTACGATCTCGAACAGGTTCGCGAGCTGCTTAGGAATGCGCCAGGAATTATTGTGGAAGACGATCCCGCGAAAAACATTTACCCGATGCCTATGAACGCGTACGATCGCGATGAGGTTTTTGTGGGCCGCATACGGCGCGACACTACGGCACCAAATGCTCTGAACATGTGGATTGTGTCCGACAACGTTCGGAAGGGCGCGGCAACCAACGCAGTTCAGATAGCGGAAGAGCTGATAAAGGGGAGGGACTGAAGTCAGCTATTAGCTGTTAGCGATTAAGTATTAGCAAATTCAATTTTGACGGCCGCGTTTCGTTTTGGGGGCGGAAAACCAGGTTCTACAGTTTCAGGCTCTTCAGCTTCGGTGCGAACTGCTTCACGGCAGTAACCACTATCAGCGTCATGACGCCGCCAAATATCACCGACGGGACGAGCCCCATGAGTTTTGCCGCGAGTCCCGATTCAAATGCTCCGAGTTCGTTTGACGAACCGATAAATATCCCGTTGATCGCAGCAATTCTTCCACGCATCTCGTCGGGTGAATAGATTTGTATGATCGTTCCACGTATCACGACACTCACATCGTCGACTGCTCCACCGAAAAAGAGGACGGCGAGCGAGAGATAGAAATTTCTCGAGAGCGCGAACGAGATGATAGCGACTCCAAAGAGAAATACGCATATCATCAAGTTGCGGCCGGCCCTTTTGAAAAACGGGTAGTTTGCCTGGACTATGGACATAATGATGGCGCCCACCGCAGGTGCGGCTCGCAGGAATCCCAATCCCTTCGGTCCGGCGTGGAGCACCTGGTCTGCGAACATCGGAAGCACCGCCACGGCTCCGCCGAAGAAGACCGCGAACATGTCGAGGGAAACCGCGCTGAGAATTATCTGGTTGCTGAAAACGTATTTAAGACCGACGGACAGGCTCTGCCATATCGATTCGGTCTTTTTCTTCTCGGGAATGGCTCTCTTTCTTACAATGTTGAAGAACAGCGAGCCGAGCGCAGTCGTAACCACGACGAAAAAATAAGCGGCACCGACACCCGCGAAGCCGTAGATCAATCCCCCCACTGCCGGGCCGGTGACATCCGCCGTCTGCCATGCGAGACTGTTCCATGTTGACGCATTGCCGAAGAGTTCGCGCGGTACAAGCTGAGCCGCGAACGCTCCTTGCGCAGGCGACATGAATCCCCGGGCAATGCCAGTTATGAATATGATGACATAAATCGCGGAAACACTGTGTTGTGTAACGAGCGCATGAAAATTTGTCGACACGAGAAGGAGCCCAATGGCACATACCACGTAGATCAGGCTCGATAGCTGAATGATCTTCTTCCGCTGAACGACGTCGGCCACATGCCCGGCAAAGAGCGACACGCTTAAAAAAGGAATTGCCTCCGCGAGACCGATCAGGCCGAGCGAGAGCGCGTCATGCGTCATTTCGTAAATTTGCCACCCGACGATCACGGACTGCATCTGGATGCCGAATGTCAGCACGAAGCGTGCGATGACGAACCATCTGAAGTCTTTTATCTTTAGCGACGCGTATGGGTCGGTCGCGTCAAGTCTAGTCAACATAAAACAGGATTAGGTGTTTCCGAATTCTCAATACCCTCGTGGTACGACAGACAAGATAATTACGGTAAGGTAGAAAACCGACGGCGTGGAAATGTTCGCTGTGCCCCTTCCGGTAGGCGAAGGGAGTCTTGCTTTTACAGGATACTGCTGATTCCTATCGAGAAGTAAAGGTCGTTCGGTTTGCTGAGTCGCCATGTGAAATCCGCTCTGATCAGTCCGAGTATCCTGCCAATTCCCAGGCCGGCCTCGTAGTACCACCCGTTTGTGGTCGGGATGCCATTCAGCCACGACTTGGCTATCGAACCGTCGACCAGCATCTCCAATCCGCTTTCATAAAGAAATGGTACGCCGAGCGCGAGGAACGGGACGTTTCTGAGATTTTGTTCGGCCGATAACATGACATACCTATCGCCAACATATTCGGTAGGATGGGCGGTTTTGAGCACGCCGAACGGCGCAATCCCTCCTAGCTGAGAATCAAGCACGAAGTCCCTTTGCGGCGGAAGATTTCCCGTCGACATTCCGCCGGAGAACATCAACTGCAACTCAGGAGGAAGGAGATAGCTGCTCAGAAAAGTGACAAAGCGGTAGGATGCTGTAAGCCTGTATCGGCCGAACCAGAAATCACTTTTCAGAATCGACGGTGATGAGTATTCACCGGAAAGTTCGACTGCGTCGACCGGTATAATTCCAAGAGGGATCTTTGCGTCTCCGTAACGGATGTCAAAGCCGAAACTGCGCAGCGTGCCCTCCTCGATCGGCGGGTTGGGCCGGTACTTGTGGCCGAATGACAGAATGCTGAACGAAGTATGGTCGATGACGCTGCTTTCATCTTCGGACGTGAACGTCAGTCCGGCAACAAGTCTTTTGACCGGGCTGATCACAACGTTTCCCTGCCAGCCTCTAGCCATGTAATAGTTGTAGTAATCGTCAGTCCCGATTAGAGAAGTCAGCGTAGTCGCCAGCGGTGAGAAGAATTCATCATCGGGAAAATGTTTGATATCGTGGTACACGTCCGCCCCGATGTCAATCGTGGTTTTTTCGCCGAACGGGTAACCTCCGCCGAGCCGCCATTTGAAGGTCTTATCGGATATTCCATATCCCGCCGCTACATCGGCACGCCAGCCCCTGTTTTCGTTCAGGACAGCTGTCCCTTCGCTTGACACCGTCAGGCCGGTCCTTTTTCCACCCGAGAAGTACGTGTAAGTTCCGCCAAGAAATAGTCCTTCAACCCTGTCAAATCGCAAATCAACGTATTTCAGAAACGACAGCGGGCTGTCCTTTCCGAGGAGTGTCGCGGCCGCACCTGTCGCCTTGAACAGTTTCTCGAGTGTTTGCGTGCTGTCGAGAGTTCTGTAAGCTTTTTGTTCCGAGCCAGAGAGAGCGAGGACTTCATGCGTGCCCCAGAATGTGGAATCGTACTTCGTCGCCGATGAGTCGACGACTACCAGGGGCTTGTTAAATACTGTGTCCGGGATTTGACTGTTCAACCTGTAATCATATATAACCGAAGTCTGGTCAAATGAGATTCGCGGTATCTTCAGTCCGAGGAAACTTATAGTGCCACCGAAATTTACCACAATGTCTGTCGGCATCCAGAATTTGTCCTCGTAAATTGAGTACCTCTGTCCAAATTGCATTTTGAGATCTCTTATCAGAGGTATGTTGAGGACATCGTTTGGTTTCAAATCGATACCGATGACCGCGAAAGACGAATCCGCCACAGAAATCGTTCCGGAAAAAAGTGGAATGAGTCT
The Candidatus Kryptoniota bacterium genome window above contains:
- a CDS encoding HDIG domain-containing metalloprotein, with the translated sequence MVEAKERSKTIFQKLTNLDFEKSTAIKLLLLAGVVLILTSLTPSLNQLTVQYEVGTIWTHDDVIAPFSFPIYKDPADYQAETKQAELNVKPVFDKIEIERSRMDSLGIFIDNVKNALRLQIRLRRDQVRGAFVSDSTALHELLQSLPYRFSDVEWYQLVIDARKNPSLLQGMGDLVPVTVSIVGNAYERGIIDRPRNQVGSPVIAVRQNNSEGPVILDQVLTIGEVSLQLEQAALAMFRGDTSAAQTISSAISAQILPNLSYNHNQTQREIAASIDLVPRTTGFVKENERIVSKHDRITNDIKLKLDSLERALLERTGKTDIILQFVGRFLIVFVIIGLFSIYLFLFRKKIFYSNKMLSLIAALLIFEGILMFFAFTAQTALPVQYLVLVPVASMILAIIFDSRVAFQGTVAIALLIGAMKGNDFSAALASLSAGALAVYTVRDIKNRTQIFRSLVFIFLGYSIAMLATALQRSEDPSTMLAEFSFIAINSVLSPIITFGLLIFFEKVFGIATDLTLLELSDFNQPLLRELSQKAPGTFHHSIIVGTLAEKAAESVGANPILARVGAYYHDIGKTLRPEYFVENTMDLNKSKHEWLPPDVSVQVVVSHVTQGIELAKKYRIPQRIIDFIPMHHGTTLVAYFYGKALRRPFATGDVSEEDYRYDGPRPQSKETAIVMLADSVEAATRSLQDKSFENVETIIDTIIKSRYEEGQLDETNLTFNDLTKIKESFAAVMAGIYHKRIEYPGHSEGYPPSETADIPEPVADLSQREIDELAPPPTRTKKRAHRTNSRPAARRIRRK
- the xerD gene encoding site-specific tyrosine recombinase XerD; its protein translation is MHSTELNAKTGNQLDLFFEFMKFEKGLSDNSLMSYRNDLNRYAFYMIGKGASGFNEISRSDVRNYFKSLFDIGLKQSSIARNFSAVKNLHRFLVFRKFAELDPTANLDRPKPSKKLPTVLSKEEIERLINAPDTNSDLGIRDRAIVETMYATGVRVSELVNLKKRDLIFSENVIRVLGKGSKERIVPIGDIALEWMRRYEKSVRPKLGPSTPGKKSVTSEFFFVNFRGGKLSRISVWRMLQKYAGKANIKKQIHPHTLRHTFATHLLEGGADIRAVQEMLGHSDIGTTQIYLHLDRGYLREVLDRFHPRGKYVK
- a CDS encoding site-2 protease family protein, translating into MLNEIYILPVLLFSVIIHEISHGYAALKLGDPTARDAGRLTLNPIPHIDLFGSIIVPLFSLISVGHILIAWAKPVPVNPMNLSNHRRDEIVVSAVGPLSNLVMAFVCAIFTILLLKIQPLIGDAGASSLFYIFLLRMFSGGMYLNVMLGVFNLVPIPPLDGSHVLEAFLPPAAAETYSRIGFAGIFLIILLMRLPAFLVVFNSAIDFFYGPLYQLVLTFA
- the lysC gene encoding lysine-sensitive aspartokinase 3; translated protein: MIVMKFGGTSVEDSDAIKRLAEIVRAEIPRGPIVFVSACAGVTNQLLRIAELSAAGKKDEASDLIAAIRGRHEKLVDEVIASELPKNYLKGKISVYAHELKNLSQAISVLGEVTNRSRDAIASYGERLSSMIVAQALEESSLKTSLVDAREFMITNERYTKATPNLSVVEEKAKKVLLTRVSEGSIVVTQGFIGSSEKGITTTIGRGGSDYSAAIVGSLLGAEEIQIWTDVDGVLTADPSIVPGARRIKKMSFNEASELAYFGARVLHPKTILPAIEKDIPVYVRNSRNPSYRGTLITKGDGAAECIVKSIAYKERITLLNLVSSRMFLASDFLEAVFAVFNKFKTIAHAVATSEVSVSVAVDDTTNLEEMKKEISGFAEISSSGGKAIVCVVGDNIRKSPGIVGKIFSALTDIRINMISQGASEINIGFVVDESDIERAVRSLHAELFSNTGPYKLSEEIFD
- the lysA gene encoding diaminopimelate decarboxylase, producing MKSQIEYRKGRLYIEDVPASVLAERFGTPLYVYSKNQITKNIGSLLKAFAVIPNSRILYALKANSNVEILKHIRSTGVGADTVSAGEIFLALKGGFPPASISFAGVGKCDTDIDYALERKIGTIIIESVEELKVVSKRAANLGQTARVTFRVNPDVDAHTHPHISTGLKENKFGIPIESARDVIRLARTLKNVEFLGLHCHIGSQITEVAPFEEAADSLRKLVMELKRESIRVRQIDLGGGIGVRYVNAIRHKLLPEEGKKAHSINLNDLAKVIKKKLVFPNCELVMEPGRFIVAESGVLLTRVLYRKRISERSFVVVDAGMNDMMRHALYSAYHQIVPVEIQRRKRQTVDVVGPICESTDVFAIQRSMPETKRGDLLAIMTTGAYGYSISSNYNSRPRPAEVFVERDGARVIRDRETLDDLT
- a CDS encoding aspartate-semialdehyde dehydrogenase, whose product is MKLYNVAVVGATGLVGRKMTQVLEERKFPVRNLTPLASRRSVGKSISFNGKSIPVQELKPESFSGIEIALFSAGASVSKEYAPIAAKAGTVVIDNSSAWRMDPEIPLVVPEVNRNDIFKHHGIIANPNCSTIQMVVALKPLHDKYRIKRVVVSTYQSVTGAGQRGVDQLDEELGKKQGNTQKFPHKIAFNCLPHIDVFREDGYTKEEFKMTFETTKIMGDDSIKVTATCVRVPVFGGHSESVNVEFEKDYDLEQVRELLRNAPGIIVEDDPAKNIYPMPMNAYDRDEVFVGRIRRDTTAPNALNMWIVSDNVRKGAATNAVQIAEELIKGRD
- a CDS encoding MFS transporter — protein: MLTRLDATDPYASLKIKDFRWFVIARFVLTFGIQMQSVIVGWQIYEMTHDALSLGLIGLAEAIPFLSVSLFAGHVADVVQRKKIIQLSSLIYVVCAIGLLLVSTNFHALVTQHSVSAIYVIIFITGIARGFMSPAQGAFAAQLVPRELFGNASTWNSLAWQTADVTGPAVGGLIYGFAGVGAAYFFVVVTTALGSLFFNIVRKRAIPEKKKTESIWQSLSVGLKYVFSNQIILSAVSLDMFAVFFGGAVAVLPMFADQVLHAGPKGLGFLRAAPAVGAIIMSIVQANYPFFKRAGRNLMICVFLFGVAIISFALSRNFYLSLAVLFFGGAVDDVSVVIRGTIIQIYSPDEMRGRIAAINGIFIGSSNELGAFESGLAAKLMGLVPSVIFGGVMTLIVVTAVKQFAPKLKSLKL
- a CDS encoding DUF5686 family protein, with product MIDRKYRSILFFIAAVIASTPFGWAQSVHTIRGRVADSKTGEGLPSANVRVAGSTRGTIANLDGSYLISLPDGDYVLIFSYVGYRTDSVGISLTGNINKNTSLEPADIILPEVVSVAEDPAYAIIRKAIANKHYWSKLLHSYEFKGFTRLVFYRDTSVAAITESYTTGYWRDGDSLHEVVTQKRETKNLPEMNLVASVGDITNFTDDVVDVIGYKFVGPVAVDALDYYKYKLLRTFRKDGVGVFEIKVIPDSRLIPLFSGTISVADSSFAVIGIDLKPNDVLNIPLIRDLKMQFGQRYSIYEDKFWMPTDIVVNFGGTISFLGLKIPRISFDQTSVIYDYRLNSQIPDTVFNKPLVVVDSSATKYDSTFWGTHEVLALSGSEQKAYRTLDSTQTLEKLFKATGAAATLLGKDSPLSFLKYVDLRFDRVEGLFLGGTYTYFSGGKRTGLTVSSEGTAVLNENRGWRADVAAGYGISDKTFKWRLGGGYPFGEKTTIDIGADVYHDIKHFPDDEFFSPLATTLTSLIGTDDYYNYYMARGWQGNVVISPVKRLVAGLTFTSEDESSVIDHTSFSILSFGHKYRPNPPIEEGTLRSFGFDIRYGDAKIPLGIIPVDAVELSGEYSSPSILKSDFWFGRYRLTASYRFVTFLSSYLLPPELQLMFSGGMSTGNLPPQRDFVLDSQLGGIAPFGVLKTAHPTEYVGDRYVMLSAEQNLRNVPFLALGVPFLYESGLEMLVDGSIAKSWLNGIPTTNGWYYEAGLGIGRILGLIRADFTWRLSKPNDLYFSIGISSIL